Proteins encoded within one genomic window of Triticum aestivum cultivar Chinese Spring chromosome 2D, IWGSC CS RefSeq v2.1, whole genome shotgun sequence:
- the LOC123050657 gene encoding uncharacterized protein, which produces MAHRGKAKIQWIADAAKRKATMRKGLLMLANKAQELAILCNIQTCLLWYLPGEAQMEVLWPSLKEAKEILQWYDERLESKNSKNKKEDTSFIQEIFNKGKETFLEVQWQNCDLGIKDVLSDLFVSDHRGLDDMPDHMSLVLKWRVKKYLMDVNTRLEKLRSGSAHALHLSQQQSLDTGYAATSYCIGEHHSSAAKDRGDVNG; this is translated from the coding sequence ATGGCTCATCGGGGGAAGGCTAAGATCCAATGGATCGCCGACGCAGCGAAGCGCAAGGCAACAATGAGGAAGGGTCTACTCATGCTTGCAAACAAGGCTCAAGAGCTTGCGATTCTTTGTAACATCCAAACTTGTCTCTTGTGGTACCTTCCTGGCGAGGCCCAGATGGAAGTGCTCTGGCCATCGTTGAAGGAAGCTAAAGAGATCCTGCAGTGGTATGACGAGAGGCTCGAATCAAAAAattccaagaataagaaggaagaCACAAGCTTCATCCAAGAGATATTCAACAAGGGGAAGGAAACGTTTTTGGAAGTCCAGTGGCAGAACTGTGACCTGGGGATCAAGGATGTGCTCAGTGACCTCTTCGTCAGCGACCATCGGGGCCTTGATGACATGCCTGATCACATGTCCCTCGTCCTCAAATGGAGGGTGAAGAAGTACCTCATGGATGTCAACACACGCCTCGAGAAACTCCGTTCAGGCTCCGCACATGCATTGCATCTATCACAACAGCAAAGCCTTGACACTGGCTATGCTGCCACCTCGTATTGCATAGGTGAACATCACTCCAGTGCTGCCAAAGACCGAGGTGATGTCAATGGTTGA